In a single window of the Arachis hypogaea cultivar Tifrunner chromosome 6, arahy.Tifrunner.gnm2.J5K5, whole genome shotgun sequence genome:
- the LOC112696765 gene encoding protein NRT1/ PTR FAMILY 3.1 isoform X2 — MISMTLSAILPHFRPPPCPKQVNCQEATSSQLWILYMSLLLTSLGSGGIRPCVVPFSGDQFDMSKKGVESRKWNLFNWYFFSMGFASLSALTVVVYIQDNMGWGWGLGIPTIAMMISIVAFVVGFPLYKHVKPEGSPLIRLAQVVVAAIKKRKQPLPSDAKLLYQNKELDASISTEGTLLHSDQFKWLDKAAIVTEEDSRDPNAEPKLWKLATVHRVEELKSIIRMLPIWAAGILQVTASSHLHSFVIQQARSMDRHLSPSFQISPASMSIFSVLTMMVGVILYERLFVPFARRFTKNPAGITCLQRMGVGFVINIVATIIAAFVEIKRKSAAAKHHLLDDPKATIPISVFWLVPQYVIHGVAENFSSVGHLEFLYDQSPESMRSSATALYSITSAIGNYIGTLLVSLVHAYTGKERNWLPDRNLNRGRLENYYFLVCGIQVVNLIYYSICAWFYTYKPVEQESTSEMNKEYHDLERAKENVSSVVVTDGREENGDL; from the exons ATGATTAGCATGACATTATCAGCTATACTTCCACATTTTCGTCCACCACCATGCCCAAAACAAGTGAATTGCCAAGAAGCCACATCCTCACAGCTATGGATATTATACATGTCTCTACTCCTCACATCTCTTGGCTCAGGTGGCATTAGACCCTGTGTGGTGCCCTTTTCAGGAGACCAATTTGACATGTCCAAAAAGGGTGTGGAGTCCAGAAAGTGGAACCTGTTCAATTGGTATTTTTTCAGCATGGGCTTTGCTTCACTAAGTGCTTTGACAGTTGTGGTTTACATCCAAGACAACATGGGGTGGGGTTGGGGGCTTGGGATTCCAACCATTGCAATGATGATATCCATTGTTGCATTTGTGGTTGGCTTCCCTCTCTATAAGCATGTCAAGCCAGAGGGCAGTCCTTTGATTCGTTTGGCACAAGTGGTTGTGGCTGCTATCAAGAAGAGGAAACAACCTTTGCCTTCTGATGCTAAGCTTTTGTACCAAAATAAGGAGCTTGATGCTAGCATTTCCACAGAAGGAACTCTTCTACACTCTGATCAATTTAA ATGGTTGGACAAGGCTGCAATTGTAACAGAGGAAGATAGCAGAGACCCAAACGCAGAACCAAAGTTATGGAAACTAGCCACTGTCCACAGAGTAGAAGAGCTGAAATCAATCATCAGAATGCTTCCAATATGGGCAGCAGGAATTTTACAAGTAACAGCCTCATCACACCTCCACAGCTTCGTCATCCAACAAGCTCGATCAATGGACCGCCACCTCTCTCCCTCCTTCCAAATCTCCCCTGCCAGCATGTCCATATTCAGTGTCCTAACCATGATGGTCGGCGTCATACTCTACGAGCGCCTCTTCGTTCCCTTCGCCCGCAGGTTCACCAAGAACCCTGCAGGCATCACATGCCTGCAGAGAATGGGAGTAGGCTTCGTCATCAACATTGTGGCAACTATTATCGCCGCCTTCGTCGAAATCAAGAGGAAGTCTGCCGCAGCAAAGCACCATTTATTGGACGATCCCAAAGCCACGATTCCAATCAGTGTTTTCTGGTTGGTGCCGCAGTATGTAATTCATGGAGTAGCTGAAAATTTTTCGTCTGTTGGACATTTGGAATTCTTGTATGATCAATCGCCTGAAAGTATGAGAAGTAGTGCTACTGCTTTGTATAGCATAACTTCGGCCATTGGGAATTACATTGGAACGTTGTTGGTATCACTGGTTCATGCATACACCGGTAAAGAAAGAAATTGGTTACCTGATAGGAATCTCAATAGGGGTAGATTGGAGAATTACTACTTTCTTGTTTGTGGAATTCAAGTTGTTAATCTCATTTACTATTCCATTTGTGCTTGGTTTTATACGTACAAGCCTGTGGAGCAGGAAAGTACTAGTGAAATGAACAAGGAGTATCATGATTTGGAACGTGCCAAGGAAAATGTGTCATCTGTTGTTGTAACAGATGGTAGAGAAGAAAATGGAGATTTATag
- the LOC112696765 gene encoding protein NRT1/ PTR FAMILY 3.1 isoform X1, with protein sequence MEIEKNVTKGNGESVAEEERNKNMKRKQCRQGGIRTLPFILANEVCDRFAVAGFSGNLISYLTQVMNMPLVAASNTLTNFAGTSSFTPLLGAIIAESFAGRFWTITIASLIYELGMISMTLSAILPHFRPPPCPKQVNCQEATSSQLWILYMSLLLTSLGSGGIRPCVVPFSGDQFDMSKKGVESRKWNLFNWYFFSMGFASLSALTVVVYIQDNMGWGWGLGIPTIAMMISIVAFVVGFPLYKHVKPEGSPLIRLAQVVVAAIKKRKQPLPSDAKLLYQNKELDASISTEGTLLHSDQFKWLDKAAIVTEEDSRDPNAEPKLWKLATVHRVEELKSIIRMLPIWAAGILQVTASSHLHSFVIQQARSMDRHLSPSFQISPASMSIFSVLTMMVGVILYERLFVPFARRFTKNPAGITCLQRMGVGFVINIVATIIAAFVEIKRKSAAAKHHLLDDPKATIPISVFWLVPQYVIHGVAENFSSVGHLEFLYDQSPESMRSSATALYSITSAIGNYIGTLLVSLVHAYTGKERNWLPDRNLNRGRLENYYFLVCGIQVVNLIYYSICAWFYTYKPVEQESTSEMNKEYHDLERAKENVSSVVVTDGREENGDL encoded by the exons CAAATGAAGTGTGTGATAGATTTGCGGTGGCTGGATTCTCTGGCAACTTGATAAGTTACCTGACACAAGTGATGAACATGCCATTGGTAGCAGCCTCCAACACACTCACAAACTTTGCTGGAACATCAAGCTTCACTCCTCTCCTTGGTGCTATCATTGCTGAGTCTTTTGCTGGCCGCTTTTGGACCATTACTATTGCTTCTCTCATCTATGAACTG GGAATGATTAGCATGACATTATCAGCTATACTTCCACATTTTCGTCCACCACCATGCCCAAAACAAGTGAATTGCCAAGAAGCCACATCCTCACAGCTATGGATATTATACATGTCTCTACTCCTCACATCTCTTGGCTCAGGTGGCATTAGACCCTGTGTGGTGCCCTTTTCAGGAGACCAATTTGACATGTCCAAAAAGGGTGTGGAGTCCAGAAAGTGGAACCTGTTCAATTGGTATTTTTTCAGCATGGGCTTTGCTTCACTAAGTGCTTTGACAGTTGTGGTTTACATCCAAGACAACATGGGGTGGGGTTGGGGGCTTGGGATTCCAACCATTGCAATGATGATATCCATTGTTGCATTTGTGGTTGGCTTCCCTCTCTATAAGCATGTCAAGCCAGAGGGCAGTCCTTTGATTCGTTTGGCACAAGTGGTTGTGGCTGCTATCAAGAAGAGGAAACAACCTTTGCCTTCTGATGCTAAGCTTTTGTACCAAAATAAGGAGCTTGATGCTAGCATTTCCACAGAAGGAACTCTTCTACACTCTGATCAATTTAA ATGGTTGGACAAGGCTGCAATTGTAACAGAGGAAGATAGCAGAGACCCAAACGCAGAACCAAAGTTATGGAAACTAGCCACTGTCCACAGAGTAGAAGAGCTGAAATCAATCATCAGAATGCTTCCAATATGGGCAGCAGGAATTTTACAAGTAACAGCCTCATCACACCTCCACAGCTTCGTCATCCAACAAGCTCGATCAATGGACCGCCACCTCTCTCCCTCCTTCCAAATCTCCCCTGCCAGCATGTCCATATTCAGTGTCCTAACCATGATGGTCGGCGTCATACTCTACGAGCGCCTCTTCGTTCCCTTCGCCCGCAGGTTCACCAAGAACCCTGCAGGCATCACATGCCTGCAGAGAATGGGAGTAGGCTTCGTCATCAACATTGTGGCAACTATTATCGCCGCCTTCGTCGAAATCAAGAGGAAGTCTGCCGCAGCAAAGCACCATTTATTGGACGATCCCAAAGCCACGATTCCAATCAGTGTTTTCTGGTTGGTGCCGCAGTATGTAATTCATGGAGTAGCTGAAAATTTTTCGTCTGTTGGACATTTGGAATTCTTGTATGATCAATCGCCTGAAAGTATGAGAAGTAGTGCTACTGCTTTGTATAGCATAACTTCGGCCATTGGGAATTACATTGGAACGTTGTTGGTATCACTGGTTCATGCATACACCGGTAAAGAAAGAAATTGGTTACCTGATAGGAATCTCAATAGGGGTAGATTGGAGAATTACTACTTTCTTGTTTGTGGAATTCAAGTTGTTAATCTCATTTACTATTCCATTTGTGCTTGGTTTTATACGTACAAGCCTGTGGAGCAGGAAAGTACTAGTGAAATGAACAAGGAGTATCATGATTTGGAACGTGCCAAGGAAAATGTGTCATCTGTTGTTGTAACAGATGGTAGAGAAGAAAATGGAGATTTATag